The genomic interval TCGAACGATCTAAATATGAATAAACGATCGAATCAATTTCGGCTTCGGAATACAGTAACAATCCCATCTGATAAGAAGCATCGGCGGTTTCTTCGGTGCGAAGACGGTCGTCGCGTAACAACTCCATCCAATATTTTTTCGCGGTGATGGTATCACCCAAAGCTAATGCCGCTCTTCCTGCTAAAACCGTAGTGCGGTTTTTCTTGGAACGAAAATCACTATCACGGTATAATTTTCGCAAATCAGCGAAAGCCACTTTTGGACGGTTGTCGCGGATAAGCAATTCGGCGCGTCTCATCCGCAAATCATATTGCTTGGAACGACTCCATTTCGCTTGCAAGACTTCTTCCAATACTTCAATCGCTTCTGATAGGCGATTTAACTTGTCGAGGCAAAATGCTCGTTTCGCATTGGCTTCAGCGCGTATCTCTGGAGTAGGAGCAGTAGCAACCAACGGGGTAATCGTTTCGAGGGCTGCGCTGTAAAGTGAATCGTTAATCAAACCGTCAGCAAGCAGCAGGCGAGCAGAGTAACTTATCGTTTCGATGGGACTTGCCGTTAGTTCACCCAGGAGCGCACGACCCTCGGTCGTGCGCTTGAGGGCAAGCCAAGTTCGTGCTTTGTAGAGTTTTGCCTCGGTCAGGTTTTTATATTGGGGAAAATTATTTTCAAGTTCGATAAATTTCCGTTCTGCTTTGGGAAACTGATTCGATTCGAAATAGGATTTTCCCATCAACAGCAACGCTTCCGGCACTAATTTCGATTTTGGGTACAGCTCCACCATCAACGCACAGCCGTCGATCACTTTCTCAAAATCAGCATTCCCAGAACCGGGAGAAGCATTCGGGAGCTGCTTTGCCGCGAGTCCTTTGTCGAAATTCTTCTTCGCGTTGTAGAGGGAATTGTAGTATGCGCATCCTGACGATAAAAACAGGAGCAGCAAAACGAACAGCAGAGTCGTCCGGTATTGCATTTTAGAACCTTTTCGCGATGGGAATCATTTCATTCACAAGTACCGGTAGTACGTCTCCTGCTTTTTCTTGAAGGTGATACTCACAAATATGAGAAATGTCGGTGAATCCGGGATTGATTTCCAACAATAATGTACCGTTTCTCGACGCTCGATATAGTAACCCGGCAGCCGGCCATACGGAACCTTGGGTACCGATGACGATGCATAGATTAGCTTGATCGATCCACTGTTCAGCCTGCTCCCAGAGTCCAGTTGGAAGTGACTCACCAAACCAGACTACGGCGGGACGAATTCTGCCATGACAGCTTATGCATCGTTGTATCTTTAGCTCCGAAACATGATACGGTGTAAGATAAGGGGTTTCACACTCGAAACATTTATCTTGTGCCAAGCTGCCATGTAATTCCCAAAGATTTTTGGTTCCGGCGCGACGATGTAGTCCGTCGACATTCTGTGTTATTATCGCCGTATTGGGATATGCGCACTCCAATTTCACCAAGGCATAATGTGCGGGATTAGGTTCAGCTACCGCAAGTTGGAGTCGACGTTCAGTGTACCAGTCCTGTACCCGCTCCGGATTGGCAAGAAAGCCTTCGCGGCTCGCCAACTCCTCGAACTTGAACTGTGACCAGTAACCGGTTGGTCCACGGAAGGTTGGGATTCCCGACTCCGCCGAAATGCCGGCG from bacterium carries:
- a CDS encoding NAD-dependent deacylase, with the protein product MDISEISRFLDQWQNQLTKTPLVIAVVTGAGISAESGIPTFRGPTGYWSQFKFEELASREGFLANPERVQDWYTERRLQLAVAEPNPAHYALVKLECAYPNTAIITQNVDGLHRRAGTKNLWELHGSLAQDKCFECETPYLTPYHVSELKIQRCISCHGRIRPAVVWFGESLPTGLWEQAEQWIDQANLCIVIGTQGSVWPAAGLLYRASRNGTLLLEINPGFTDISHICEYHLQEKAGDVLPVLVNEMIPIAKRF